The following is a genomic window from Collimonas fungivorans Ter331.
GCAATTCATCCTCGCCAACCCGCAGCTCAAGGTCGACCTGGTCTGCAACGACCGCCTGGTCGACATCATTGAAGAAGGTTTCGACGTCGCGCTGCGCCTGACGCGCGCCCTGCCCGACTCGACCCTGGTCGCCAAACGCCTGGCGTCCTGCGGAATCCTGCTGGCGGCGGCGCCGTACTACCTGAAACGGCATGGCGTGCCGCAGCAGCCGGCCGACCTGGCGCAGCACAATTGCCTGACTTATACGCTGGCGCAAAAACCGAATGAATTCCTGTTCCAGGCCGCCGACGGCAGCGAACATGCCGTGAGCGTGCGCGGCAACCTGCAGGCTAATACCGGCATTGCTTTACGCTCCGCAGCCCTGGCCGGGCTGGGCATCGCCGCCACCAGTTCTTTCATCGTGCACGAGGATTTGCGGCGCGGCGACCTGCTGCAGGTCTTGCCCGAGTTCACGCTGAAACCGCGTGACCTGTATGCGATTTACCCGCAAAACCGGCATTTGTCGCCCAAGGTCAGGGCGTTTGTCGATTTTGCGGCAGACTGGTATCGCCGCCCGCGCTGGGAATGAATTCCTGGCGTTTGCTTACAGATGCAGATGGAAGTGGCCGCCGCCGAACAGGCCAATCAGGCCGATCGCGATCAGGTAGAAGGCGACGATATAGTTCAAGAGTTTCGGCATGACCAGGATCAGGACGCCGGCAAGCAGGGAAACCACGGGTACTAGCGACAGATGAATATTCATGAGCAATCTTTTTATGATGGAAAATGGCCGGGACGACCCGCTCCATGGCAGCAGCCGATCTCGCAGCCGGACCGTGGATTTTACAAGATGAGCGCCATCATACGATGATTTTCCAGGCCGAATTCACTGTTCGCATCGAACCGCAGGGATGGACGTTTGCGGCGTCCGATGCCGTGCCCTTGCTGCAAGCCGCGCGCAACGCCGCCATCGGTTTGCCGAGTTCATGCAGGAACGGCACATGCCGCACCTGCATGTGCCGTTTGCTGAGCGGACAAATACGTTACCAGATCGAATGGCCGGGCTTGAGCAGCGATGAAAAGAAGGACGGTTACATCCTGCCTTGCATCGCCTATCCGCAATCGGACCTGGTGATCGAAGAGCCCCGCGCCACTGCCCTGCCGCTGCCAGTTTTAGGCTAAGCGCGCCGCCACCGCCCGGTGCTGCTGCGTCAACCCGCCAAAGCCGTAAGCCGCGGCGCGCACATCGTGGACATGGACATAACTTTCGTGATGCAGTTCGCCCAGCAATGCGCCGATTTCCTTGAAGACGGCGTCGATATACGCCGCCTTTTCGTCGGCGGTATTGGTTTCGTCGGTGATGCGGATATCGAGGAAGAAACTGGTTTTTCGTTGCGCCGCCAGGGACGGGCCGCCGACAAACCAGTGCGCCGGATCGACGTGTGAAATCGCGATCGAAGTCAGCTCCGGTTTCTTGTGCAGGATCGCTGCGGTCAGGCGCGACAATGTGCTGGCGACCTTGGCGGAAACCACGGTGTCGGGCGTGGTGGATAGCAGTACGGTAAGGATAGGCATGATGTCAGCTCCATGTTTAGTTTAGTTAAGCAACTCAGATAGCGAGTCCTAGAATTTCACTGGTGGTACGGATTTCTGCGACTGCGTCGGACAGGCCGGTCAGCACCGCCTTGTGCAGGTCCTTGTGACTGCTCACGCTACCGTCCCAGCTTTCGATGTCGCGGGTGGCGCTGGCGTCGCTGGCGATGATGACCTGATAGCCATGGGCGACGCCGTCGAAAGCGGAAGCCGCCACGCAATTGTTGGTCATCAGGCCGCTGATGATCAGCTTCTTGACGCCGCGCGCCTGCAATTGCTGCTGCAGGTCCGTGCCGGCAAAAGAGCTCGGAAAAGTCTTGCGGATGGTGGAATGATGCGCAGCGCGCCGCACCTCCGGATGGATTTCCGCCATCGCCGTGTTTTGCGTAAACAGCGGCCGCTCGGCGGAACCCCACTGCTGGATATGGAATACCGGCATGCCATGCTTGTCGGCCAGCGCAATCAGGCGATTGGCGTTGCGCACCACCGCCAGGCCGTCAGGGATCGGCAGCTTGCCGGTGAAATATTCGTTCTGGATATCGATCACCAGCAACGCGGTCGATTGCGGCGCCAGGCTGACGCTGGGAGCGGCGCCGACGATGGTGCGGATGGTCGGGTTGCCATCTGGTCTGGCAGTCGAGGTGGTCATGTGAACTCCTGGTGGTGATCTGGAGTACACAGGTTAAGCCAGCGGCTTGGTATGGAACAGCAGGCTGGGAACACATTATTTGTGCTGGAACAGCACAAATGCCTGAAATTCCCCACTTTGCGCGGAAACATGAAGAAGACCAAATTCGGACTATAATCAGTCATTCGGTCGTAACAACAGCTTCCAGCGAAAGGAGATCGATAATGAAATTCTCGACTCAAGTCAAACCAATCAGTTATCTCAAAAGCCATGCGGCCGAGATCGTCAAGGACATCACCGAAAGCCGCGAGCCCATGCTGATCACCCAGAATGGCGAAGCCAAACTTGTCGTGATGGATGTAAGGTCATATGAAGAACACGAAGAAACCCTGTCCTTGCTGAAAATCCTGGCGCTGGGCAACCGCGAAATTGAACAGGGACAGCTTCATGCCGCCGCTGACATATTTGCGGAACTGGACAAAGAAGACGCGCAATGAGCTTTCAAGTCGTTTTCCTGAATTCGGCAAAGCTGGATTTACAGGAGCTGAAAGCTTACATCACAAAGAATTTTGGCCGGGAAACGTGGCAGGCCAGTTACGGTAAACTGCAAGAAGCCGTGCATGGCCTTGAGGATTTCCCTCTCAAAGGCAAAGTTCCTGAAGAAATTCAAAGCCTGAATCTCACGCAATACCGGCAGGTCATCTCTGGCATGAACCGAATCATTTATGAAATCCGCCAGCAGACCGTCTTTATCCACATCGTTTGCGATACCCGCAAGGACATGAGATCGCTGCTGACCAAGCGCTTGCTGAGGATCTAACTCGGCCTAGTCCGCCAGCGGCAACGGACTGGACGGCTTGATCTCCTCCAGGCACACCATGGACCGCACGCCCGCCACCCCCGGCACCTGCATCAGGCGGTCGGTCAGGAACGCCGACAGCGACTTCAGGTCGCTCGCCGCCACCTTCAGCAAATAATCGAAATCGCCCGAAATCGTGTAGCACTCCAGGATTTCGGGAAACAGCCGGATCGCCTTTTCCAGCTTGCGCACCTGCTTGAACTGTTCGCGCGCGATGTTCAGGTTGACGAAGGCCACCACGCCGAGCCCGATGGCGGCCGGCTCCACCTGCGCCGCATAACCGCGGATGATGCCGTCCTTCTCCAGCCGCTGCACGCGCCGGTAGCACTGCGGCGGCGACAGGTTGACCTGTTCGGACAGCTCCACGTTCGAAGCGCGGCCGTTGGCTTGCAGGGTACGCAGCAAAATGCGGTCGTAGCGGTCGAGTTTTTCCATCTAAGTCTCCTTTTATGCATGATTCGTGCACATTATCGTTAATTCATGAGTAATTATGCACAAATATTTCCAGTGCTTGTGATTATCATGTAGCCAGATGCAGTACACCTATAAAACAGCATTTTGCAGCTACCTCTAAGCACCGCAGCCGGCGCCCGCTAACCGACCAGATGTGATTGACGCTTGCGTCGATCCATACGCTAGGTTCTTAGAAGTGGCCTCACCAGGAGCCGATCATGAAGAACCATGCAATAACTCTCGAAGACCGATACTGCGCGCACAACTATGAACCGCTGCCGGTAGTGCTCAGCAGCGGCAAAGGCATTTGGCTGTGGGACCAGGACGGCAAGCGCTACATGGACATGATGTCGGCCTACTCCGCCGTCAGTTTCGGCCACAGCCACCCGGCTCTGGTGGCGGCCTTGAGCAAGCAGGCCAGCCAGTTGGCGGTGGTTTCGCGGGCGTTTTACAGCGACCAGCTGGGACCATTCCTGCAGCTGCTGTGTGAAATGACCGGCATGCCCAAGGCGCTGCCGATGAACAGCGGCGCCGAAGCAGTCGAAACCGCGATCAAGGCAGCCCGCAAATGGGGCCACAAGGTGAAAGGCATCGCCGACCAGACAGCTGAAATCATCGTCTGCCGCGGCAATTTCGCCGGCCGCACCACGACCATCGTCGGTTTTTCGTCGGAAGATCAGTACCGCGACGGTTTCGGGCCGTTTTCCGGCGGTTTCGTGAGCGTGCCGTTCGGCGACGCCGCCGCGCTGGAAGCCGCCATTACACCGCGCACCGCCGCTTTCCTGGTGGAGCCGATCCAGGGCGAAGCCGGCATCATCGTGCCGCCCGAAGGCTACCTGGCGAAATGCCGCGAAATCTGCGACCGCCACAATGTGCTGCTGATCTGCGACGAAGTGCAGACCGGACTGGGCCGCACCGGCCGCCTGCTGGCCAGCGACCACGACGGCATCAAGCCGGACGGCCTGATCCTCGGCAAAGCGCTGGGCGGCGGCTTGCTGCCGGTGTCGGCGTTCCTGGCGCGGGAAGACCTGATGGCGGTATTTACGCCCGGCGACCACGGCAGCACCTTCGGCGGCAACCCGCTGTCGGCTGCCGTCGGCCATGCCGCATTGCGCCTGCTGCGCGAGGAAAAGCTAGCAGACAATGCACAGCGCATGGGTGAGCGCTTACTGACCGGGCTCCGTGCGATACCCCACCCGGCCATTCGCCAGGTCCGCGGCAAGGGCTTGCTGATCGGCATGGATCTCGACCCGAGCTTCATTTCCGCGCGCGAATTCTGCGAACGCCTGATGCAGCAAGGGATCTTGTCGAAAGACACGCATGACACGGTAGTGCGCTTTGCGCCGCCGCTGATCATTACCGCCAACGATATCGACGCTGCCCTGGAAGCGATCAAACACACGTTTTCGTCTTTACTCACACCCCCGGCTCACCTGACCGAAAGGAGCTACGCATGACCAACCACCTGCTGGACCATACCGCGGACGACACATTCCTCATGTGTGCTCCGGACCACTTTGAAGTGTCTTACGTCATTAATCCGTGGATGGCTGGCAATATCGCGCATGGCAACCGGAGTCTCGCCATGCAGCAATGGCTGGCGCTGGTGGAAGCCATCGGACAAGTAGCCAAGATCAAGATGATGCCGGCCATGCCGGGCGTGCCTGACCTGGTGTTTACCGCCAATGCCGGCGTGGTGCTGGGCAACAAGGTGGTGCTGTCGCGCTTCCGCCATGTCGAGCGGCAAGCCGAAGAAGTCTACTTCGAGGCAGCGTTTACCGCCCATGGCTTCGAAGTCCTGACCTTGCCGCCGGAACTGCCTTTCGAAGGCGCCGGCGACGCCTTGATGGACCGCAGCGAAAACCTGCTGTGGTTCGGCCATGGCCACCGTTCCGATATCGCCTGCGCAACCCGGCTGTCGGAACTGCTGGAGATTGAAGTGCAGCCGCTGAAACTGGTCGACGCCCGCTTCTATCACCTGGATACCTGCTTCTGTCCGCTGGCCGGCGGTTATGTCATGTATTTCCCGGAAGCCTTCGACGCTGTCTCGCAAGCGCATATTGCGGCGCGCGTGCCGGCCGACAAGCGAATCATCGTCGACAGTGAAGACGCCCTGCATTTTGCTTGCAACACTGTCAACTCCGGCAGCCATATTTTCCTGAACCAGGCGTCCGACGCCCTGGTCGCACAGCTGCAAGCGCACGGTTTCACCGTGCACCAGACCGCGCTGACCGAGTTCCTGAAAGCAGGCGGCGCAGCGAAGTGCCTCACCCTGAAGCTCAACGAACCGCAGCAAACGGTCGCCACCCGGGTCAGCCAGCAAGCCGCCTGACAAGCGCAAGCCCTTGATTTAACGTATAATTTCTGGCATTGCCATTGCAAAAAACCCGGCGCTATCGGCGACCGGGTTTTTTGCGTCCTTATTGACCAGAGCATGACCAGAGTACGCTAATGACGCCAACCGCTTCAACTTCGACCGTGTCCACCGAAACCCGCTTGCGCGAGTTGCTGGCGCAACGCATCCTGATCCTGGATGGCGCCATGGGCACCATGATCCAGCAATACAAGCTGACGGAAGAAGACTATCGCGGCGGCCCCAAGGGCCGTTTCATCGACTTCACCGGCCCCGGCCGCGAGCTGTTCGTCAAAGGCAACAACGAACTGCTGTCGCTGACCCAGCCGCACATCATCAGCGCCATCCACGAAGAATACCTGGCAGCCGGCGCCGATCTGATCGAAAGCAATACCTTCGGCGCCACCACCGTGGCGCAGGACGATTACCACATGGCGCACCTGGCGTACGAGATGAACGTCGCCTCGGCCCGGCTGGCGCGCGCCGCCTGCGACAAATACTCGACGCCGGACAAGCCGCGCTTCGTCGCCGGCGCACTCGGCCCGACGCCGAAAACCGCATCGATCTCGCCGGACGTCAATGACCCGGCGGCGCGCAACGTCACCTTCGACCAGCTGGTCGCCTCCTACCTGGAGCAAACCCGCGGCCTGGTGGAAGGCGGCGCCGACGTACTGCTGGTGGAAACCATTTTCGATACGCTCAATTGCAAGGCAGCGCTGTTCGCCATCGATACCTTCTTTGAAGAATCGGGCCTGCGCTTGCCGATCATGATTTCCGGCACCGTCACCGATGCTTCCGGTCGCATTCTGTCGGGCCAGACCGTGCCGGCCTTCTGGAATTCGATCCGCCACGCCAAGCCGCTGACTGTCGGCCTCAACTGCGCACTGGGCGCGGCGCTGATGCGTCCCTATGCGGAAGAACTGTCGAAGATCGCCGACACTTTCGTCTGCATCTACCCGAACGCCGGCCTGCCCAATCCAATGAGCGATACCGGTTTCGATGAAACCCCGGATGTGACCTCCTCGCTGCTGAAGGATTTCGCCGAAAGCGGCTTCGTCAACATCGCCGGCGGCTGCTGCGGCACCACGCCGCCGCATATCAAGGCGATTGCCGATACCGTGGCCAGGATCCCGCCGCGCGCCGTGCCGGAAACCACGCATGAAATGCGCCTGTCCGGGCTGGAACCGTTCACCATCGACGACAGCTCGCTGTTCGTCAACGTCGGCGAGCGCACCAACGTCACCGGCTCCAAAGCGTTCGCGCGGCTGATCCTCAACGAACAATACGACGAAGCGCTGGCAGTGGCGCGCCAACAAGTGGAGAACGGCGCACAGGTCATCGATATCAACATGGATGAGGCGATGCTCGATTCCATGGCGGCGATGCAGCGCTTCCTCAACCTGATCGCCTCCGAACCGGACATCGCGCGGGTGCCTATCATGATCGACTCGTCCAAATGGACAGTGATCGAAGCCGGCCTGAAATGCGTGCAGGGCAAGGCGATCGTCAACTCGATTTCGATGAAGGAAGGCGAGCCGGAATTCCTGCGCCAGGCCAAGCTGTGCCGCCGCTACGGCGCCGCCGTGATCGTGATGGCCTTCGATGAAAAGGGCCAAGCCGACACCTTCGAACGCAAGATCGAAATCTGCGAGCGCGCTTACAGATTGCTGGTGGACCAGATCGGCTTTCCGCCGGAAGACATCATTTTCGACCCGAACATTTTCGCGATCGCGACCGGCATCGAAGAGCACAACAACTACGCAGTCGACTTCATCAACGCCACCCGCTGGATACGCGAGAACCTGCCGCATGCCAAGATCAGCGGCGGCGTCTCCAATGTCAGCTTCAGCTTCCGCGGCAACGATCCGGCGCGCGAAGCGATCCACACGGTATTCCTGTACCACGCCATCAAGGCCGGCATGACCATGGGCATCGTCAATGCCGGCATGATGGGCGTCTACGACAACCTGCCGGCCGAATTGCGCGAACGGGTCGAGGACGTGGTGCTGAACCGCCGCGAAGATGCTACCGAACGCATGATCGAAATCGCCTCGACCCTGAAGGCCGGCGACAAGAAGGAAGAAGCGACGCTGGAATGGCGCAGCGGCACCGTGCAGCAGCGGCTGGCGCATGCGCTGGTACAAGGCATCACGCAGTGGATCGTCGAAGACACGGAAGAAGCACGCCAGGAATTGCTGAACAACGGCGGCCGGCCGATCCATGTGATCGAAGGGCCGCTGATGGACGGCATGAACATCGTCGGCGACCTGTTCGGCCAGGGCAAGATGTTCCTGCCGCAGGTAGTCAAGTCGGCGCGCGTGATGAAACAAGCGGTGGCGCACCTGATTCCCTATATCGAGGAAGAAAAGCGGCTGCACGAAGAACTGACCGGCATTGCCGCCAAACCCAAGGGCAAGATCGTCATCGCCACGGTCAAGGGCGATGTGCACGACATCGGCAAGAACATCGTCTCGGTGGTCCTGCAATGCAATAACTTTGAAGTAGTCAACATGGGCGTGATGGTGCCATGCTCGGAAATCCTGGCGATGGCCAAGGCCGAGAACGCCGATATCATCGGCCTCAGCGGCCTGATCACGCCGTCGCTGGAAGAAATGGCGCACGTCGCCAAGGAAATGCAGCGCGATCCGTACTTCCGCAGCGTCAAGATGCCGTTGCTGATCGGCGGCGCCACCACCAGCCGCGCCCATACCGCGGTGAAAATTGCACCGAACTACGAAGGACCGGTGGTCTACGTGCCTGATGCATCGCGCTCGGTTTCGGTGGCGCAGTCGTTGCTCACGCCAGAGCAGCGCGACCAGTACATCGATGAAATCGCGGTGGATTACGAACGCATACGCGAACAGCACGCCAACAAGAAGGCGGTGCCTTTGCTGACCCTGGCGGCGGCGCGCGAGAACCGCACCCGCCTGCAGTTTGCACCGGTCAAGCCGAAGTTCATCGGCCGCCGCGTCTTCAAGAACGTCGACCTCGGCACGCTCGCGCGCTACATCGATTGGGGCCCGTTCTTCCAGACCTGGGACTTGGCAGGCCCGTATCCGGCCATCCTCAAGGATGAAGTGGTGGGCGAAGCAGCCAGCAAGGTATTCGAAGAAGGCCAGGCGCTGCTGAAGAAGCTGATCGACGGCCGCTGGCTGATCGCCAACGGCGTCATCGCGCTGATGCCGGCCAACACGGTGAATGACGACGATATCGAAATCTATACCGACCACACACGCGAAAAAGTCGCATTCACCTATTACGGCTTGCGCCAGCAAACCGTGAAACCGGTAATCGACGGCGTTCCCCGGCCCAACCAGTGCCTGTCCGATTTCATTGCGCCGAAATCGTCCGGCATCGCCGACTATATCGGCCTGTTCGCCGTCACCAGCGGCATCGGCATCGAGAAATACGAAAAGCGCTTCGAGGATGCGCACGACGATTATTCCTCGATCATGCTGAAATCGCTGGCCGACCGCCTGGCGGAAGCCTTCGCCGAATACATGCACGAGCGGGTGCGCAAGGACCTGTGGGGTTATGTGCCCGATGAAAGCTTGTCCAACGAAGCCTTGATCAAGGAAAGCTATAGCGGCATCCGCCCGGCTCCCGGTTATCCGGCCTGCCCGGAACACACGGTCAAGGCCGACATGTTCCAGCTCTTGCAGTGCGAGGAGATCGGCATGCAGCTCACCGAATCGTTCGCCATGTTCCCGGGCGCGGCGGTGTCGGGCTTTTATTTTGCCCATCCAGAATCGAAGTATTTTGTAGTCGGCAAGATCGGCGACGACCAGGTCAGCGACATGGCGGCGCGGCGCGGCGCCGGCAAGGACGACGTCGAACGCTGGCTGGCGCCCAACCTGTAAAGGAAACCGGCATGCGCCACAGCCTGCAGCTGAAGCAGCAATTACAACAGACGATACAGGCTGAAATCTCCGCCCGCACGCAACAGCACCAGGCGCAGATCGCCGCGCTGAAAAGCCCGGCGCCAAACCGGATGACTAGCCTGGCGGCGCGCGGCGCCAGGCCGCTGGTGCTGCTGGCCCATGGCGATTCCTGGTTTGACTATCCGCTGGACGGCAATGCGCTGTCGCTGCACGGCACCGATGTCATCGCGCAGTTGCAAACCACCGGCGCCATGCCTCCTTCGATCCTGAACGTTTCCCACAACGGCGATTCAAGCTCCGACGAAATGGCGCTGCCCAAGCAGCAGCGTTTGATCACCGCACTGCGGGACAGCAATAACTGGATCAACGACAAACCTGACGCCATCCTGTTTTCCGGCGGCGGCAACGACATCGCCGGCGACAAGTTCTGCATCCTGCTTGATTATGCCGACAGCGCCAGCGGCGGTCTCAACCTGGTGCGCTTCGCCAAGCTGCTGGAAATGGTTGAAGCCTCTTACCTCGACCTGTTTGCGTTTCGCGACAGGTATGCGCCGGGCGTGCCGGTTTTCGGCCACTGCTATGACTTTGCCATTCCCAATGGTTCCCATCCGCTATGCGCCGGGCCGTGGCTGCTGCCGTCGCTGGCTTACTGCGGCTGGACTGCAAGCGACGGCATCCCGATCGTGCGCCAGGCGCTGGAGGGCCTGGCGGCAAGGTTGCGCAAACTGGCCGCGGTTCCCGCCAACAATTTCGTCCTGGTTGAAACCCAGGGCACGCTTGCCGCCGCCGACTGGGCCAATGAGTTGCACCCCTACCCGGCCGGATTCCGGAAGATGTCCAGTCCTAAAATAGGTTGACAGGTTTTATTGCAACAGAGACGCCCGATGCACCGCATTGGGCGTTTTGTATTTCAAGGCCGTATGCGGCCGTTCCTGGTTGTAGATGCTAACCGATTGCGCCACCATCTTGGTGGCTTGTTGCAGGTCTGCAGGGCGGTTGAGCAGGAATTCCCCTTTAAGAATACCGTTGATCCGCTCGGCCAAGGCATTTTGGTAACAGTCATATCCATCAGTCATCGAACAAACCAATCCATGCCGGCGATGGATCTCTTGGTAATACGTCGAGCAATACTGGATACCTCGATCAGAGTGATGAATCACCGGCGTGTCGCTGCGGCGTGTGCGCAGGGCCATTTTGAGTGCTTCGCTCACTTCCTCCGTCTGCAAGCTGCCATGCACATGGTAGCCGACGATCTTGCGCGAGTAGGCATCCGTGACCAGACTTAGGTAGACGAACTTCCCTCTCGTGGGCAGGTAGGTGATGTCTGCAACCCACACCTGCTCCGGCCCGGTAGGGACGACCTGATCTGGCCCAGCCTTAAGTAGATTAGGATGGCGTCGGAAGCGGTGATGACTGTTGGTGGTCTTGTGGTAAGCCCGCTCGGGCTGCACCAGCAGACGCGCCTGTCTTAGGATCTGGAACAACTGGTCTCGCCCGACCTTCATTTGGGCCCGAGCAAAGTGGGCACTCAGCAGGCTGTGCAGCTTGCGCGTACCGATGCGCGGCTGGCGAAGCCGGATCGGCTGCACCAACGCCACTACCGCTTGGGCCTGGTGCTCAAGGTCCCGTTCTCGTTGGCTACGTTTGTAATAAGCCTGGCGGCTGATACCCATGTGGCGGCAAGCCCTCTCTATGCTCAGTCCTTCGACTTGACCACTAGAGATAGCTTGCCCGAAGACTTTTTTACAGTTACCCCGTGTTCATCGCGCATGATGTTGATCACCGTCTCGAACAGGGCCGATTTCTGCTTTTCTTGCTTGAGTTGTCGCTCCAGCTCCTTGATGCGTTGTTCTGGCGTTAATGGCTTGGTCGGTTTGTTTGGCATCGTCGCTCTCCGCTTGCTTTGGCCCCTTGGCTCAGTCCAATCCTGCAGGCCATGTTTACGACACCATACCAAAACTGTCGAGCGTCCTTGAATTCCGTACCGATTTTGCGCCTGTTTGTACGTCATCTCGCCTTTTTCCACCTGCTCGACAACGCTCAATTTAAAAGCCAGGCTGTAATCCCGTTGACTACGCCGTATCGCTTGCTCCATCTGACACTCCTTCTCTTCATCGAAAAAGTGTCAACCTAATTCAGGACGGGTCACACCAATGAAAAAAGCCCCGCTGCAAGCGAGGCTTTTCAGTCCGGCGGCAAGCCTCGGCCTGCGTTGCCGTCAGTCGCCGCCCAGGTGGATGAACTTGAACAGGAAGATCGCGGCAATCACCCAGACCATCACCGGCACTTGCTTCGCGCGGCCAGTGAACAGTTTCAGCGCCGCATACGAGATGAAGCCGAAGGCAATCCCGTTGGCTATCGAATAGGTGAACGGGATCATCAGCACGGTGATCACGGCCGGCACGCTTTCGGTGCTGTCTTCCCAGTTCAGGTGCACCAGTTCGCGCAGCATCAGGCCGGCGACATAGAACAGCGCCGGCGCGGTAGCGTAGGCCGGCACGGCGCCGGCCAGCGGTGAAATGAACAGGCAGGCCAGGAACAGGATGCCGACCGCCAGCGAAGTCAGGCCGGTACGGCCGCCAGCCTGGACGCCGGCTGCGCTTTCAACATAGGCGGTGGTGCTGGATGTACCCAGCAGGGTGCCGGCCACAATCGCCGTGCTGTCCGCCAGCAACGCCTTGTTAAGACGCGCCATCTTGCCATTGACCAGCAGGCCGGCGCGGTTCGCCACTCCCATCATGGTGCCGGTGGCGTCGAACATTTCGACCAGGAAAAACACCAGTACGATATTCAGGATGCCCATTGACAGCGCGCCCATGATGTCGAGCTTGAACAGGGTCGGCTCGATCGACGGCGGCATTGCAACCACGCCGGTGAAGGTATTGCCGCCGACCAGGAAGCTCAGCACGGTCACGGTCAGGATGCCGATCAGGATCGCGCCCTTGACCTTCAGGTGGTCCAGCACCACGATCAGCAGGAAACCGATGATCGACAGGATCACCGGGATCTGGTGCAGGTCGCCGATCTGCACGAAGGTAGCCGGATTGGCGACCACCAGGCCCGAACTCTTGAGCGCGATGAAACCGAGGAACAGGCCGATGCCGGAAGTAATCGCAATCCGTATCGTGGGCGGAATGCCGTTGACGATCATGCCGCGTATCCCTACCAGGCTGACGACGATGAACAGGCAACCGGAAATGAAGACTGCCCCCAGTGCTACTTCCCAGGACACGCCCATGCCTTTCACCACCGCATAGGCAAAGTAGGCGTTAAGGCCCATGCCGGGCGCCAGCGCGATCGGATAGTTGGCGTACAGGGCCATGATCAGGGTGCCGATGGCGGCCGCCACGCAGGTTGCAACGAAGACAGCGCCTTTCGGCATGCCAGCGTCGCCCAGGATGGCAGGGTTGACGAAGATGATGTAAGCCATCGTCAGGAAAGTGGTGAGCCCGGCGATCAGTTCGGTGCGGATATCCGTGCCGTTTTCCTTGAGTTTGAAGAAATTCTCGAGCAGTTGCATTGTTGTGTCTCCGTGATTATTGTTGTTTTTGGTTTTCTGGCTGCCGCGTCGCTCCGTTTGGAACGGAGTTCTGGCAAAGTAATGTGTTACAGAATGGGGTCACAAGTATGCTCCAGGCTAAATATCAATTATTCCAGCGAGATGATAACCGCTCCCGCTGCCGCATTGATAGCCCTGCATTTGCCCCAGCCAAAGATTTTCTCATTCTTGAAAACCGGAAAAATCGTCAAATATATTTCCAAAAGGAAATATTCGATTCGTCATGGCTGTATTTGCCAAATGGAATTACATATCCATTCTCTATTCCATTTTCGAGATACCTGACATCAGCCGTTTCGCTATATGG
Proteins encoded in this region:
- a CDS encoding NCS2 family permease, with amino-acid sequence MQLLENFFKLKENGTDIRTELIAGLTTFLTMAYIIFVNPAILGDAGMPKGAVFVATCVAAAIGTLIMALYANYPIALAPGMGLNAYFAYAVVKGMGVSWEVALGAVFISGCLFIVVSLVGIRGMIVNGIPPTIRIAITSGIGLFLGFIALKSSGLVVANPATFVQIGDLHQIPVILSIIGFLLIVVLDHLKVKGAILIGILTVTVLSFLVGGNTFTGVVAMPPSIEPTLFKLDIMGALSMGILNIVLVFFLVEMFDATGTMMGVANRAGLLVNGKMARLNKALLADSTAIVAGTLLGTSSTTAYVESAAGVQAGGRTGLTSLAVGILFLACLFISPLAGAVPAYATAPALFYVAGLMLRELVHLNWEDSTESVPAVITVLMIPFTYSIANGIAFGFISYAALKLFTGRAKQVPVMVWVIAAIFLFKFIHLGGD